The genomic stretch ACGTCCATTTCCAGTAGGAAATAGTACATCTTTAATACCTGAAAAGTCTCCACCTCCACCTAGTAGCTCATCCCCCACTCCGGGTTTATACAACTCACCAGCTTCGACTAACTCCACACCAAATTCAGGTAAATATAACCCACTATCACCTTCTAATAACACAACACCAAACCCAAATTTATACTATCCACCACCACCGACAAATAACTCCTCACAACAACCCTTGGTTACTGTACCACCTCTAGTTCCTAATAGTTCTTCTCAAACACCTAACTCTGTTCTTCCGCCACCGATTTTCCCAAATCAGCCCGGTAATTTGAACAATATTCCTTTTTTTCCAACTCCTAATTTACCAGTGCCAACCGCTCCTAAAAATCGGCACATTGATCCTGGTTCTAAAATTATTGAATTTGGGCAACCTCTACCTAGCCCAACTAAGTAAAGTTAGCAGTTAGTTCAAACTCATTTTATTTAGATTTTGGATTGGCTCTACGGATAAATCTGGAGGCTTGTACTGTTCTATCAAAGAAGATAAATCAAAAATCAAAATAAACTATTATTGACTATTGACTCATGATTCATAACTCATGATTAGAATCTTTCCGTTTCTATCGACGGGGCAACGGCTCCTGGTTCATTGACAAAAAAGTTTTTAGCAGCATCGTTCTGGTATATACAGTTAATATCTGGTTTTTCACCCAAATCGCCTGTATAACCAAAGGTATTCAAACGGTTTTTGCATTCTCTCACTTGTTCATTTGTCACTAGCTTGCGTTGCTCTAAAATCGCCCAGTTATTAGTACGCAAAACACATCCTGGACGCATTGTAGGTTGAGAAACATAAACATTGAAGGGGTTAAGTGTTACGAACAATCTGGTGTCCATAACCATAGCGCTAGCTCCAAATTGCACGCAAGTTTCGGGGTTTGGTGCTTTGGTGTCAATAAATTCGCGGGAAGCCACATTGGATGGTGTAAATGTAGCTGTAGAGCTAAAAGCAATACCAATGCCAATGCCTAAAACAAACACCCCTCCCAAAATGGCGAGTGTGGTGAGGTTGAACATTGGAGATTGAAAAATAGGAGATTTAGAAGTAGTAGCTGTTCTACCAGTGGATTTACGTCTCATTTTTATTTCATCAACTTTATCTCTAGACAGCAAGTGGGTTTAATCGCTGTCCTTATATTCAGTATGCCTATTATTGGGTGCAATTGCCTGCAACTTTATTTTTTAACCATTGTTTGTGTAGTTGCTGCAAATTATGCTGTCTTTGCTGGATTAGACGTAATTATAGGGAAGAAAGTGCGATCGCACTCGTGGCAGGTGTGGCGGGGGTAGAAAATCCTCTGGATTGAGTCACAATCCCCACGTATGCGATCGCTATTAGCCCAGTAGCTCTCCAAATCACTCTGTCAGCATTTCTCTATTTTTTTTTGGAAGCAATATTTTTACCCATGTACATCTAAATACACAACTGCTGTATGCATAAGTTTTCCGGGCAACTCCTCTCAAGTGAAGAATCTATAAATAAATACACTCCTACTACCAACTGCCAAACAAAACCGCAGATATAGGAATCCAGTTTGATGACTGAAAAAAATTAAGTATTTGTAGTGCCGTGTCAAGACTTTAGACTAACGCACCCAACCCTTGAAAACGGTGCGTTACGCTCTGCGATCACACACCCTAAGTGTTTTTCAAAAATAAGTATGAGTTCTATATATCTCAACTCTCTAATATTCGCTAACTATGGTTTATGTTTACTTTATAAATTTCCTATCTAGTTTCTCAAGCTGAATATATATTTATTAGTCTATGTCATATTCAAATATGACATCAGCTTTGTTTGATTTTTAACATTTTAACTTTTCATTTTATCAAGTCTTAGTCAGATAAGTTGTTATCTTTCAATTCTCTAACAGAAATCAAGCGGTAGATTCTAATGTAGCAAATGATATCTACCTGCTAAAGTCATGAAATTAATCACATCTATTTCTATAGAAAAAACATGATTTTTTGCATAACTTTCATAAATTAAACTTGGCATTATGATTTTATCTTCATTACAATTACAGACAAAATTATGCAAATCTATATGACAAAAATTACAGTAAAAAATATAAGCATTGCACTTTCTTTAATCCCAGCCCTTATCCCTTTTAAAGCCTTAGCAGATGATTACAATCAGCTTTTTATCTTTGGTGATAGTCTATCCGATAATGGCAACTTGTTTAGATTAACAGGAGGCATATTTCCACTAAGTCCTCCCTACTTTCGGGGGCGTTTCTCTAACGGCCCAGTTTGGGTAGAAATACTAAGTTCTGATTTAAAATTAGATGCTAATGCTACTAATAACTTTGCGATCGGTGGTTCTACATCAGGTAATAATAATGCTCTGAGTGAAACACTAAAAATACCACTGCCATCTTTGCCAGATCAACTTGACAGCTTTACTTCCATACCCGGAAAACCTAGTTCCGATGCTCTTTTTATCTTATGGGCAGGCGCTAACGATTATTTAATTGAGCCAACAGAAAAAAGAGCAACCGACACGCAAGTGGTAGTAAACAACTTATCTAATGCAGTCAGAACACTCATTAATAAAGGCGCTCGCAATATTATCGTGCCTAACTTGCCAGACTTGGGTAAAACTCCTCAAGAGCGATCGCTCTTAACTGCTTCCACTACTACCGCCCTAACCAACAGTCATAACAACAACTTAAATCTTGCCCTCCAAGAGATAGCAAAAAACCGTAACGTTAATATTATTCCTTTAGATGTTAATGCCTTAGTTAATGAAATATTAGCTGAACCTGCGAAGTATGGTTACACAAATGTCACAGAGCGTTGTTTTAATCAAGCTGTAGGTACACTTTGTTCAAATCCAGATCAATATTTGTTTTGGGATGGGATTCATCCTACAGCTCGCGGGCATCAACTGATAGCAGAATATACAGTTGCGGTGCTAAATGCGCCTCAAGATATTCTTCCCCAAGCAGACATTGCCTTAAATGTTGCTAAAAGACAAGTACAGCTAATTGATGCTCGTCTTCTGGCATTACGAAATACTTCTGTCAAACCATCAGCAAACCGTTTAGCTGTTTTCCTCAACGGTGACGTTAATTTTGCTAATAAAAATTCTAATAATCAAAATATAGATTATAATTCTACAACTTCAGGTGTGACAGCAGGCTTTGATTATTATATTACAGATCAACTTTCTGTGGGAACTGCATTAGGCGTTGTAAATAATGATAATGAATTGCGTAAAAATAAGGGTGATATTGAAGTAAATAGTTATGCCATATCTGTGTATAGTAACTATGCCCAAAAAAACTTTTACAGCAACGCTGCAATTAGCTATGGTGGTAATGAATTTGATATAAAACGTACAATCAACTTCAACAATCGTAGAGCGACTGCTAACACTGAAGGCAGGCAGTTTTCCGTTAATTTAAATAGTGGTTATATTGCTAAATCGGGCAGTGTTTCCTATGGACCAACTGTTGGTTTGCGATATGATCGCGTCAGCATTGACAGCTACACAGAAAAAGAAGCTGGCAGCTTAAATATGAAAGTAGACGATCAACAAGCAGAGTCATTTATCTTAAGCATCGGTACTCAAGCAGCATTAGTATTAAGAACTGGGATTGGCACCGTCATACCCAATGTTCGCGCCAGTTACGAACATCAATTTGCTGAAAACAGCCGCAATGTCACTACGGAACTCGTTACCCAACCCGGTATACCCATGCGTGCAAAAACAAATGAACCCGATCGCAATTACTTTAAATTAGCTACAGGAGCGCAGATAGTGTTTTCGGAAAATTTTACAGGTGCAATTGATTATGAGACAGTGATCGGGCTAGAAAACGTTATCGATAATACAATTAGGGGAGAAATCCGCTACCAATTTTGATTAGTAGGAGAGCTAATGCACTAAAGCCAATAGTCCTTTGTCATTACGAAAACAGCAATGACAAAAGACTAATGACCAATGATTAACTAGCTAACAGAGTCTTTTCCAGTGGCATCCACCGGAAAGCGCGATCGCCACCCCTCTCAATCACCACTTTGACTCGTGGTTCTAGTTTGGGCAAATTAGCTAAATACTCAACTTCCTCATCAGAAAGAATATGCCCTTCAATGATCCACAACACTAGTCCCTTTGATTTAGGTGGTAGCTGTTCGAGCTGATAATTGACAATGGGGGGTACGTAATATACGTAACCTACTGCCGCTCCACTAGCAGTACTTTTTTTGCCAAGATGCGGAGGTCTAACACCATGAACCCCTGTGAGATAGGCAGAAACATCTCCCAGTCCCTTAGCAGTCATGTGCAGAGTGACATAGCCAGCCGCACGCAGTCGCCGTCTATACCGACCTTCAAACCCTCCTTCTAGAGGTACGTATACACCAAGAGCGCCATGTTTTTCCAGATCGCGAATTAAAGTGTTACCAGTGGTAATTAGTGCCATAGATTTTTGTCCTATCCCACCTAGA from Chlorogloeopsis sp. ULAP01 encodes the following:
- a CDS encoding AMIN domain-containing protein, which translates into the protein MAKQFKNKLFCQCWSKYLFQINLFAFYTIFTLDAGISTAESIAKLEDWRFDPKVAQLEISLSAPSQPHFFYLSQPPRIVVDLPTTKLGYVSTQKNYSGAITSIRVSQFDTDITRIVIDLAPGTIFNPNHIQLKALSRQNPTRWILRPFPVGNSTSLIPEKSPPPPSSSSPTPGLYNSPASTNSTPNSGKYNPLSPSNNTTPNPNLYYPPPPTNNSSQQPLVTVPPLVPNSSSQTPNSVLPPPIFPNQPGNLNNIPFFPTPNLPVPTAPKNRHIDPGSKIIEFGQPLPSPTK
- a CDS encoding DUF3172 domain-containing protein, whose product is MRRKSTGRTATTSKSPIFQSPMFNLTTLAILGGVFVLGIGIGIAFSSTATFTPSNVASREFIDTKAPNPETCVQFGASAMVMDTRLFVTLNPFNVYVSQPTMRPGCVLRTNNWAILEQRKLVTNEQVRECKNRLNTFGYTGDLGEKPDINCIYQNDAAKNFFVNEPGAVAPSIETERF
- a CDS encoding autotransporter domain-containing protein, giving the protein MTKITVKNISIALSLIPALIPFKALADDYNQLFIFGDSLSDNGNLFRLTGGIFPLSPPYFRGRFSNGPVWVEILSSDLKLDANATNNFAIGGSTSGNNNALSETLKIPLPSLPDQLDSFTSIPGKPSSDALFILWAGANDYLIEPTEKRATDTQVVVNNLSNAVRTLINKGARNIIVPNLPDLGKTPQERSLLTASTTTALTNSHNNNLNLALQEIAKNRNVNIIPLDVNALVNEILAEPAKYGYTNVTERCFNQAVGTLCSNPDQYLFWDGIHPTARGHQLIAEYTVAVLNAPQDILPQADIALNVAKRQVQLIDARLLALRNTSVKPSANRLAVFLNGDVNFANKNSNNQNIDYNSTTSGVTAGFDYYITDQLSVGTALGVVNNDNELRKNKGDIEVNSYAISVYSNYAQKNFYSNAAISYGGNEFDIKRTINFNNRRATANTEGRQFSVNLNSGYIAKSGSVSYGPTVGLRYDRVSIDSYTEKEAGSLNMKVDDQQAESFILSIGTQAALVLRTGIGTVIPNVRASYEHQFAENSRNVTTELVTQPGIPMRAKTNEPDRNYFKLATGAQIVFSENFTGAIDYETVIGLENVIDNTIRGEIRYQF
- a CDS encoding NAD(P)H-quinone oxidoreductase subunit N, encoding MALITTGNTLIRDLEKHGALGVYVPLEGGFEGRYRRRLRAAGYVTLHMTAKGLGDVSAYLTGVHGVRPPHLGKKSTASGAAVGYVYYVPPIVNYQLEQLPPKSKGLVLWIIEGHILSDEEVEYLANLPKLEPRVKVVIERGGDRAFRWMPLEKTLLAS